Proteins from a single region of Pseudopedobacter saltans DSM 12145:
- a CDS encoding branched-chain amino acid aminotransferase, producing the protein MLETLEIKTKQTENSRLSSVDFENLSFGKYFSDHMLVADYANGKWQTCEIVPYGNFSLDPATSVLHYGQSIFEGIKAYKFADGTVSIFRPDKNWERFNKSAVRLEMPEVPEEIFLDGLKKLLDLDRGWVPGADGTSLYIRPFMFATEVALGVHPSVSYKFVIMTGPVGAYYSKPLKLKVETHYTRAAEGGVGFSKNAGNYALSLYPTKIANDEGFDQLMWTDAKEHKYIEEAGTANLVFRIGDTIITPHGDTILHGVTRRTIMELAEHFGYKAEQRKVSVQELIDGIENGTVLEAFAAGTAATITPISTIGYEGKLYELPPVAGREFSEKVLTYLNDLRYGRIADEFGWNFLV; encoded by the coding sequence ATGTTAGAGACGCTTGAAATTAAGACCAAGCAAACGGAAAATTCTCGTTTGTCTTCTGTAGATTTTGAAAATTTATCATTTGGAAAGTATTTTTCTGATCATATGTTAGTCGCTGACTACGCGAATGGCAAATGGCAGACCTGTGAAATAGTTCCTTATGGTAACTTTAGTTTAGATCCCGCGACTTCTGTATTACACTACGGACAGTCAATTTTTGAAGGGATTAAAGCTTATAAATTTGCAGATGGAACGGTCAGTATTTTCAGACCCGATAAAAACTGGGAAAGGTTTAATAAATCTGCCGTAAGGTTAGAAATGCCTGAGGTACCTGAGGAGATTTTTTTAGATGGTTTAAAAAAATTATTGGATTTAGATAGGGGCTGGGTACCAGGTGCAGATGGAACATCTTTATATATCAGACCATTTATGTTTGCAACCGAGGTGGCATTAGGGGTTCATCCTTCTGTTTCTTACAAATTTGTGATCATGACAGGTCCGGTAGGCGCTTATTATAGCAAGCCCTTAAAATTGAAGGTGGAAACTCATTACACAAGAGCGGCAGAAGGTGGTGTTGGGTTCTCTAAAAACGCAGGAAATTATGCTTTGTCTTTATACCCTACCAAAATAGCTAATGACGAAGGTTTCGACCAGTTAATGTGGACTGATGCAAAGGAACATAAATATATTGAAGAGGCAGGAACAGCAAACCTCGTGTTCAGAATAGGCGATACTATAATTACTCCCCATGGCGACACTATCTTACATGGTGTTACCCGCAGAACAATTATGGAATTGGCTGAACATTTCGGATATAAAGCGGAACAAAGAAAAGTTTCTGTTCAGGAGCTGATTGACGGTATTGAAAATGGAACTGTATTGGAAGCTTTTGCAGCAGGTACTGCAGCAACGATTACTCCAATTTCTACTATTGGATACGAAGGTAAATTATATGAGCTTCCTCCGGTAGCAGGAAGAGAGTTTTCTGAGAAAGTTTTAACTTATCTAAATGATCTGCGCTACGGAAGAATTGCAGATGAATTTGGATGGAACTTTCTGGTGTAA
- a CDS encoding serine hydrolase domain-containing protein, producing MATKLAKTLLLFCSAALISSCSEKINNKLVVASNLKKLGIKEDNLHSIDSLLGSALINNWTAGATALVAKEGQVVYYKGFGFKDRENKALMFPGDLFRIASMTKPIVSVAALQLVEEGKLKLDDPVSKYIPQFKNAQVLDSFNESDTSYTTVPANKEITIRNLFTHTSGIGYGFADKRLKMIYEKNNIPDLATTQKLVLDSVMQKLGSLPLGVQPDSKFYYGLNTDVLGRVIEVASGKPLDSVLIKKIFEPLGMNDTHFFLPPQKTRRLATMYSETKEGRLIRTEPVQGKNSINFPIAGAKTYLSGGSGLVSNIDDYAKFIQMLLNKGSYAGKTILKPETIDTMTVNQIGNLIVGKANKFGLGLEIAMPDGVKNNAKVGKLSWAGAFNTMFWIDPERKSIAILMTQVYPAIHKKEFYSKFETLVNRALDEAPKKK from the coding sequence ATGGCAACAAAACTCGCAAAAACACTATTGTTATTTTGCTCAGCAGCTTTAATAAGCTCTTGCTCAGAAAAAATAAACAACAAATTAGTAGTAGCAAGTAACCTAAAAAAATTAGGAATAAAAGAAGATAACCTCCATAGCATAGACAGCTTATTGGGATCTGCATTAATAAATAACTGGACAGCGGGAGCCACAGCTTTGGTAGCAAAAGAAGGACAAGTGGTTTATTATAAAGGCTTTGGTTTTAAAGACCGGGAAAACAAAGCGTTAATGTTCCCCGGAGACTTATTCCGTATTGCTTCCATGACAAAGCCTATTGTTTCTGTTGCCGCCCTGCAATTGGTAGAAGAAGGAAAATTAAAATTAGACGACCCCGTTTCTAAATACATTCCTCAATTCAAAAATGCCCAGGTTTTAGACTCTTTTAACGAATCAGACACAAGCTATACAACGGTACCGGCAAACAAAGAAATTACTATCAGAAACCTGTTTACCCACACCTCAGGTATAGGTTATGGCTTTGCCGATAAACGGTTAAAAATGATTTACGAAAAAAACAATATTCCCGATTTAGCAACTACCCAAAAACTAGTACTTGATTCTGTCATGCAAAAGCTTGGAAGTTTGCCTTTAGGAGTACAACCTGATTCGAAATTCTATTATGGTTTAAATACCGACGTTTTAGGAAGAGTTATCGAAGTTGCTTCGGGGAAACCTTTAGACTCTGTGCTCATTAAAAAGATTTTTGAACCATTGGGAATGAATGATACCCATTTCTTCTTACCTCCCCAAAAGACAAGAAGACTTGCTACAATGTATAGCGAAACAAAAGAAGGAAGATTAATAAGAACAGAACCAGTACAAGGTAAAAACAGCATTAACTTCCCTATTGCAGGCGCCAAGACTTACCTTTCGGGAGGATCAGGCCTGGTTTCTAATATTGATGATTATGCAAAATTTATTCAGATGCTATTAAACAAGGGGAGCTACGCCGGAAAAACTATCCTTAAACCAGAAACAATTGATACCATGACCGTAAATCAGATAGGAAACCTGATTGTTGGAAAAGCGAATAAGTTTGGATTAGGGCTTGAAATAGCTATGCCTGACGGAGTGAAAAATAATGCCAAAGTCGGAAAATTGAGCTGGGCCGGCGCATTCAACACTATGTTTTGGATAGATCCGGAAAGAAAATCTATTGCAATTCTAATGACACAAGTATATCCAGCTATTCATAAGAAGGAATTTTACTCAAAGTTCGAAACTTTAGTAAACCGGGCCTTGGATGAGGCACCTAAGAAAAAGTAA